The following coding sequences are from one Formosa haliotis window:
- a CDS encoding GIY-YIG nuclease family protein, whose amino-acid sequence MIKGYMYILECSDGSYYTGSTKDLELRFSQHNSGTGANYTAKRLPVKLLYYEAYSRIDDAFYREKQIQGWSRKKKEALMSGAVDLIPILAKKIFRKDE is encoded by the coding sequence ATGATTAAAGGTTATATGTACATTTTAGAATGTTCAGATGGTAGCTATTATACGGGAAGTACCAAAGATTTGGAATTGCGATTTTCTCAGCATAATTCTGGTACAGGAGCAAATTATACAGCCAAACGACTGCCTGTGAAACTATTGTATTATGAAGCATATTCACGTATCGACGACGCTTTCTATCGTGAAAAACAAATCCAAGGTTGGAGTAGAAAAAAGAAAGAAGCCTTGATGTCTGGAGCAGTAGATTTGATTCCTATATTAGCAAAAAAGATATTTCGAAAAGATGAATAA